The following are encoded in a window of Flavobacterium cupriresistens genomic DNA:
- the recN gene encoding DNA repair protein RecN, which produces MITSLSIKNYALIEKLAIDFSKGFSIITGETGAGKSIILGAIGLVLGKRADLTSLKNKEEKCVIEAQFEISKYNLKEFFEANDLDYEEETIIRREILPSGKSRAFINDSPVNLQELQDLSLFLIDIHSQQQTQELSDESVQFKIIDAIANNTEVISSYQKLLKTYKSDKSKLNALLKKQSDSGKEQEYNTFLLNELVSAKLKSGEQEELEAEFEKLNNVEIIKESIDKSLSISNEEQFGVFHNLNEIKTSLQKIALFSAEYQSLFERITSVAIEFDDVSRELQNASEKLINDPEKLELTNQKLQLIYNLQKKHQVTTVDELLQIQANLESAVIELGNIEEEIAVLSQSLEQKTLELDAFSVIIHQNRENAIPVLSNQLITILETLGMPNVRFNMELLPSETYFQNGKDELQFLFSANKGTDFGLLKKVASGGEMSRIMLAVKAILAKYSKLPTLIFDEIDTGVSGEIAIRMGEIMKEMSATMQIFAITHLPQIAAKGDSHFKVFKSTVDEDTQSELKLLSQEERVTEIAQMLSGANISDSALNHAKELLN; this is translated from the coding sequence ATGATTACTTCACTGTCAATTAAAAACTATGCTCTGATTGAAAAACTCGCTATTGATTTTTCAAAAGGATTTTCGATAATTACAGGAGAAACAGGTGCCGGAAAATCGATTATTCTGGGAGCAATAGGTTTGGTTCTTGGAAAAAGAGCCGATTTAACTTCGCTAAAAAATAAAGAAGAGAAATGTGTTATCGAAGCACAATTTGAAATCTCAAAATACAATCTGAAAGAGTTTTTTGAAGCAAATGATCTCGATTATGAAGAAGAAACAATTATTAGACGTGAAATTCTGCCTTCAGGAAAATCGCGTGCTTTTATTAATGACAGTCCGGTAAATCTTCAGGAATTACAGGATTTGAGTTTGTTTTTGATTGATATTCATTCGCAGCAGCAAACTCAGGAGCTTTCTGATGAAAGTGTTCAGTTTAAAATAATTGACGCAATTGCCAATAATACAGAGGTAATAAGTTCTTATCAAAAATTGCTTAAGACTTATAAATCTGATAAGTCAAAACTAAATGCGTTGCTGAAAAAGCAAAGTGATTCAGGGAAAGAGCAGGAATACAATACTTTTTTATTGAATGAATTGGTTTCGGCTAAATTAAAATCAGGGGAACAGGAAGAACTGGAAGCTGAGTTTGAAAAACTGAATAACGTTGAAATTATAAAAGAATCAATCGATAAATCGTTGTCGATTTCTAATGAAGAACAATTTGGAGTTTTTCATAATCTGAACGAAATCAAAACTTCTTTGCAAAAAATAGCTCTTTTTTCTGCGGAATATCAGAGTTTGTTTGAAAGAATTACTAGTGTTGCAATTGAATTTGATGATGTTTCGAGAGAATTGCAAAATGCTTCCGAAAAATTAATAAATGACCCTGAGAAGTTAGAACTAACCAATCAGAAATTGCAATTGATTTACAATCTTCAAAAGAAACATCAGGTCACTACCGTTGACGAATTACTTCAGATTCAGGCTAATTTGGAAAGTGCGGTTATTGAATTAGGGAATATCGAGGAAGAGATTGCGGTTTTATCACAGTCACTAGAGCAGAAAACATTGGAATTAGATGCTTTCTCAGTGATAATTCACCAAAATAGAGAGAATGCCATTCCGGTTTTATCGAATCAATTAATTACGATTCTTGAAACTTTAGGAATGCCAAATGTTCGTTTTAATATGGAACTTTTGCCGTCTGAGACCTATTTTCAAAACGGAAAAGACGAATTGCAATTTTTGTTCTCTGCCAATAAAGGAACCGATTTCGGATTGCTTAAAAAAGTGGCTTCCGGAGGAGAAATGTCCCGTATTATGTTAGCTGTTAAAGCAATTTTGGCAAAGTATTCTAAATTACCTACTTTAATTTTTGATGAAATCGACACCGGAGTTTCGGGAGAAATTGCCATCAGAATGGGGGAGATTATGAAAGAAATGAGTGCTACAATGCAGATATTTGCCATTACCCATTTGCCACAGATTGCGGCAAAAGGAGATTCTCATTTTAAAGTCTTCAAATCTACAGTTGATGAAGATACGCAGTCAGAATTAAAGTTATTGTCTCAGGAAGAAAGAGTTACGGAAATTGCTCAGATGCTTTCCGGTGCCAACATTTCAGATTCGGCGTTAAATCATGCAAAAGAATTATTAAATTAA
- a CDS encoding glycosyltransferase — translation MIFSLIIPVYNRPDEVDELLESLSKSDYNEAFEIVLVEDGSSIPCKEVVMTYQGKLNISYYFKENSGPGDSRNFGMQKARGDYFIIFDSDCIIPPHYLTEVRKELNANYVDCFGGPDKALDSFSDIQKAINFAMTSFLTTGGIRGGSEKITKFQPRSFNMGISKKAFEVSNGFGNIHPGEDPDLSIRLWNLGFETRLFPDAFVYHKRRIDWEKFSIQVHKFGIARPILNSWYPEHNKITFFFPTAFIIGLLVAFLLLIFNIDLFLQIYFVYFVIIFLTASIQNKSIKIGYLSVIAVWKQFYGYGTGFLKSFVKIILLKKKPQEAFPRMFFKL, via the coding sequence ATGATTTTTTCTTTAATTATACCCGTGTATAATCGACCAGACGAAGTTGATGAACTTTTAGAAAGTTTATCTAAATCTGATTATAATGAAGCTTTTGAAATTGTTCTTGTTGAAGATGGTTCTTCAATACCATGTAAAGAAGTGGTGATGACGTATCAGGGAAAACTTAATATTTCCTATTATTTCAAAGAGAATTCAGGACCGGGAGATTCAAGGAACTTTGGGATGCAAAAGGCGAGAGGGGATTACTTTATCATTTTTGATTCTGATTGTATTATTCCGCCTCACTATCTGACCGAAGTGCGAAAAGAACTTAATGCTAATTATGTAGACTGTTTTGGAGGACCTGATAAGGCCCTGGATAGCTTTTCTGATATTCAGAAGGCTATCAACTTTGCGATGACTTCTTTTCTTACTACAGGAGGAATTCGTGGGGGATCTGAGAAAATCACCAAATTTCAGCCAAGAAGTTTTAATATGGGAATTTCGAAGAAAGCTTTTGAAGTTTCAAACGGTTTTGGAAATATTCATCCCGGAGAAGATCCGGATCTATCGATTCGTTTGTGGAATTTAGGTTTTGAAACCAGATTGTTTCCTGATGCATTTGTGTATCACAAACGTAGAATAGACTGGGAAAAGTTCTCGATTCAAGTACACAAGTTTGGAATCGCGAGACCAATTTTGAACAGTTGGTATCCGGAGCACAATAAAATTACTTTTTTCTTTCCGACAGCTTTTATAATCGGCTTGTTAGTAGCTTTTTTATTGTTAATTTTCAATATTGACCTTTTCTTACAAATATATTTTGTATATTTCGTTATTATTTTTCTTACTGCCAGCATTCAGAATAAAAGCATTAAAATAGGGTATTTGTCAGTAATAGCAGTTTGGAAACAGTTCTACGGTTATGGAACCGGGTTCTTGAAATCATTTGTTAAGATTATTCTATTAAAGAAAAAACCGCAAGAGGCGTTTCCTCGTATGTTTTTTAAATTGTAG
- a CDS encoding DUF4835 family protein: MCKKIVTILVFLIFGFSQAQQLNCTVTINTERLATPNQQVFKTLETALSEFVNKTDWAGSVLKQNERINCSMYITLSSYNSNQYSGTIQIQASRMVYNSTYSSPIFNYNDKDFSFSYTEYEPLLFNPTNFESNLVSLVSFYSYMILGIDADTFQMGAGSSYLETAQNIANVAQQGGYKGWSQSDGVQNRYFLINDMLSPTYSDLRQTWALYHSGLDTMNQDLKAAKEKIKSSILLIAKVNSVKPNAFLTRIFFDAKSDEIVSIFSGGPSIPITDLTDVLSRVSPLNATKWSQIKF; this comes from the coding sequence ATGTGTAAAAAAATAGTTACTATTCTGGTATTTTTGATTTTTGGCTTTTCGCAGGCGCAGCAGTTAAATTGTACTGTAACTATAAATACGGAAAGACTTGCAACTCCAAATCAACAGGTTTTCAAAACGCTGGAGACCGCTTTGTCTGAATTCGTAAATAAAACCGATTGGGCCGGATCTGTTTTGAAGCAAAACGAACGCATCAATTGTTCGATGTATATTACTTTGTCATCGTATAATTCCAATCAGTATTCAGGAACAATCCAGATACAGGCTTCAAGAATGGTCTATAATTCGACTTATTCCTCTCCGATTTTTAATTATAACGATAAAGATTTTAGTTTCAGTTATACCGAATACGAGCCTTTGTTATTTAATCCGACTAATTTTGAATCTAATTTAGTTTCTTTAGTTTCCTTTTACAGTTATATGATTTTAGGAATAGATGCCGATACGTTTCAGATGGGTGCAGGAAGTTCTTATCTGGAAACAGCTCAGAATATTGCAAACGTTGCGCAACAAGGCGGTTATAAAGGATGGAGTCAGTCAGACGGTGTGCAAAACCGTTATTTTTTAATAAACGACATGCTTTCTCCTACTTACAGTGATTTAAGACAAACGTGGGCTTTATACCACTCAGGTCTGGATACCATGAACCAGGATTTAAAAGCAGCAAAAGAGAAGATAAAGTCTTCTATACTGCTTATTGCAAAAGTAAATTCGGTTAAACCGAATGCTTTTTTAACCCGGATATTTTTTGATGCCAAATCAGATGAGATTGTTTCAATCTTTTCGGGCGGTCCCAGTATTCCGATCACCGATTTAACGGATGTTTTAAGCAGGGTTTCGCCATTGAATGCTACGAAATGGTCGCAAATAAAATTTTAA
- the coaE gene encoding dephospho-CoA kinase (Dephospho-CoA kinase (CoaE) performs the final step in coenzyme A biosynthesis.), protein MTKVIGLTGGIGSGKTTIANYFKELGVPVYIADDGARKIMQSEVILEQIKTIFGNAIFENNVLSRPKLAEIVFKDKEKLDQLNAIVHPAVKADFEAWLLQHEKYEYIIYEAAILFESGRYKECDFIITVTAPEEIRIKRVLERDNTTREHVLSRMKMQWNDEKRISGSNFVINNENLKKAREEVVKILKILNIKQNQS, encoded by the coding sequence ATGACAAAAGTTATTGGTTTGACAGGCGGCATTGGAAGTGGTAAAACAACAATCGCTAACTATTTTAAGGAGTTGGGGGTTCCGGTTTATATCGCAGATGACGGAGCCAGAAAAATAATGCAGTCTGAAGTCATTCTAGAACAGATAAAAACGATTTTCGGAAATGCTATTTTCGAGAATAATGTTTTAAGCAGACCCAAACTGGCTGAGATCGTATTTAAAGATAAGGAGAAGTTAGACCAGTTAAATGCAATTGTGCATCCTGCCGTTAAAGCGGATTTCGAGGCATGGTTATTGCAACATGAAAAGTACGAATATATAATTTACGAAGCCGCAATTTTATTTGAAAGCGGTCGTTATAAAGAATGTGATTTTATAATAACAGTTACTGCCCCGGAAGAAATAAGAATTAAACGGGTTTTAGAACGTGACAATACCACAAGAGAGCATGTTTTAAGCCGCATGAAAATGCAATGGAATGATGAAAAACGCATTTCTGGAAGCAATTTTGTAATTAATAACGAGAATCTTAAAAAAGCTAGAGAAGAAGTTGTTAAAATTCTTAAAATTTTAAATATAAAACAAAATCAGTCTTAA
- the fabV gene encoding enoyl-ACP reductase FabV, with protein MIIEPRMRGFICLTSHPKGCEQNVKNQIEYIKSKGPIAGAKKVLVIGASTGFGLASRITSAFGSDAATIGVFFEKPPVEGKTASPGWYNSAAFETEAHNAGLYAKSINGDAFSNEIKRQTLDLIKADLGQVDLVIYSLASPVRLHPVTGVLHRSVLKPIGQTFTNKTVDFHTGNVTEVSIAPANDDDIENTVAVMGGEDWTMWMDALKEENLLAEGATTVAYSYIGPSLTEAVYRKGTIGRAKDHLEATAFSITESLKSVGGKAYVSVNKALVTQASSAIPVIPLYISLLYKIMKEEGIHEGCIEQIQRLFQDRLYSGSAVPTDDKGRIRIDDWEMREDVQAKVAKLWLEATTESLPGIGDLAGYKNDFLNLFGFEFAGVDYKADANEVVNIESIK; from the coding sequence ATGATTATAGAGCCTAGAATGAGAGGATTTATTTGTTTGACATCACACCCAAAAGGATGCGAGCAAAATGTTAAGAATCAAATAGAATATATCAAATCAAAAGGACCAATTGCCGGAGCTAAAAAAGTATTGGTTATTGGTGCGTCAACAGGTTTTGGATTAGCTTCCAGAATTACAAGTGCTTTCGGATCTGATGCGGCTACAATTGGAGTGTTTTTTGAAAAACCACCAGTTGAAGGAAAAACAGCTTCTCCGGGCTGGTACAATTCTGCGGCTTTTGAAACTGAAGCGCATAATGCAGGTTTATATGCAAAAAGTATCAACGGTGATGCTTTTTCAAATGAAATTAAAAGACAAACTTTAGATTTAATAAAAGCTGATTTAGGACAAGTAGATCTTGTAATTTACAGTTTGGCTTCGCCAGTACGTTTACACCCTGTAACAGGAGTTTTACACCGTTCAGTTTTAAAGCCAATCGGACAAACATTCACAAACAAAACAGTTGATTTTCATACCGGAAATGTAACAGAAGTTTCGATTGCACCGGCTAATGACGATGATATCGAAAATACCGTTGCTGTAATGGGTGGTGAAGACTGGACCATGTGGATGGATGCTTTAAAAGAAGAAAATTTATTAGCTGAAGGAGCTACAACAGTTGCTTATTCATATATCGGGCCATCATTAACAGAGGCAGTTTACCGTAAAGGAACAATCGGTCGTGCAAAAGATCATTTAGAAGCTACAGCATTTTCGATCACTGAAAGTTTGAAATCAGTAGGAGGGAAAGCGTATGTATCAGTAAATAAAGCTTTGGTTACTCAGGCAAGTTCTGCAATTCCGGTTATTCCATTGTATATTTCTTTGTTGTATAAAATCATGAAAGAAGAAGGAATTCACGAAGGTTGTATCGAGCAAATTCAACGTTTGTTTCAGGACAGATTGTATTCCGGATCAGCAGTTCCTACCGATGATAAAGGAAGAATCAGAATCGACGATTGGGAAATGCGTGAAGATGTTCAGGCAAAAGTGGCTAAACTTTGGTTAGAGGCAACTACAGAATCTTTACCTGGAATTGGAGATTTAGCAGGATACAAAAATGACTTCTTAAATTTATTTGGATTTGAATTTGCAGGAGTTGATTACAAAGCAGATGCAAATGAAGTTGTAAATATTGAAAGTATTAAATAA
- the coaBC gene encoding bifunctional phosphopantothenoylcysteine decarboxylase/phosphopantothenate--cysteine ligase CoaBC, producing the protein MSVLNGKKILLGVSGGIAAYKTASLVRLFIKAGAHVQVIMTPASKDFVTPLTLSTLSKNPVHSNFFNQDDEDAVWNNHVELALWADLMLIAPATANTLSKMTTGNCDNLLIAAYLSAKCPVYFAPAMDLDMYKHPSTIASFTALKQFGNTMIPAENGELASGLSGEGRMAEPENIIAFLEADLESKLPLKGKKILITAGPTYEAIDPVRFIGNHSSGKMGFDIANAAADLGASVVLVSGPTHFKAKNTSIKVVSVVSAQEMYDACHLYFDDVDVAVAAAAVADYKPKVVASQKIKKAADEFSIELEKTKDILLSLGNTKKNQYLIGFALETENEIENAKLKIQKKNLDLIVLNSLQDEGAGFKKETNKITFIDKNFKIEPMELKSKELVAADILNKVISHFS; encoded by the coding sequence ATGTCAGTTTTAAACGGAAAGAAAATTTTACTGGGAGTTTCCGGTGGAATTGCAGCGTATAAAACAGCATCATTAGTACGACTTTTTATAAAAGCAGGTGCACATGTCCAAGTGATAATGACACCTGCTTCTAAGGATTTTGTAACGCCACTTACGTTATCTACACTATCCAAAAATCCGGTACATTCCAATTTTTTTAATCAGGATGATGAAGATGCTGTTTGGAACAATCATGTCGAATTAGCACTTTGGGCTGATTTAATGCTTATTGCTCCGGCAACCGCCAATACATTATCTAAAATGACAACCGGTAACTGTGATAATCTTTTGATTGCAGCTTACTTATCGGCTAAATGTCCTGTTTACTTTGCTCCGGCAATGGATTTGGACATGTACAAACACCCTTCTACAATTGCGAGTTTTACTGCTTTAAAGCAATTTGGCAATACTATGATTCCTGCAGAAAACGGAGAATTGGCCAGTGGTCTTTCCGGTGAAGGAAGAATGGCTGAACCTGAGAACATAATCGCATTTCTTGAAGCAGATTTAGAGAGCAAATTGCCTTTAAAAGGGAAAAAAATACTAATTACTGCAGGACCAACATACGAAGCAATAGATCCTGTGCGTTTTATAGGAAATCATTCTTCAGGAAAAATGGGGTTTGATATTGCAAATGCAGCGGCAGATTTAGGAGCCAGTGTTGTTTTAGTTTCGGGACCAACCCATTTTAAAGCAAAAAACACTTCGATCAAAGTTGTAAGTGTCGTATCTGCGCAAGAAATGTACGATGCCTGTCATCTGTATTTTGACGATGTTGATGTGGCTGTTGCAGCAGCAGCAGTTGCCGATTACAAGCCAAAAGTAGTAGCCTCACAGAAAATAAAAAAAGCAGCGGATGAATTTTCGATTGAACTCGAGAAAACAAAAGATATTTTATTATCACTTGGCAATACTAAGAAAAATCAATATTTGATTGGATTTGCCTTAGAAACTGAAAATGAAATTGAGAATGCTAAGTTGAAAATTCAGAAAAAAAACTTAGATTTGATTGTTTTAAATTCCTTACAAGACGAAGGTGCCGGTTTTAAGAAAGAAACCAATAAAATTACTTTTATTGATAAAAATTTTAAAATTGAACCTATGGAATTAAAATCAAAAGAATTAGTGGCTGCTGATATTTTGAATAAAGTGATTTCACATTTTTCATAA